In Vitis vinifera cultivar Pinot Noir 40024 chromosome 11, ASM3070453v1, a genomic segment contains:
- the LOC100854710 gene encoding transcription factor MYB82-like: MTMMGVMIVTRFVLFVGRKSCRLRWKNYLRPNIKRGGISKDEEDIIIRMHKLLGNRWSLIAGRLPGRTDNDVKNYWNTRLNKGRSGGKRKSPSSDDNAGHKRRRGLPNSRPNCDGSPEKSSEGSDGRKQEASHNIPDNNPRMEDTKSFNHDIKSPWLPIVEDKAFLFYVEPFISFSDAFVLFETLGEIEC; the protein is encoded by the exons ATGACAATGATGGGAGTGATGATTGTGACTAGGTTTGTCTTGTTCG TGGGCCGGAAGAGTTGCAGGCTGAGATGGAAGAATTATCTGAGACCCAACATAAAACGTGGTGGGATTTCCAAAGATGAAGAAGATATTATTATCCGAATGCATAAGCTTCTGGGAAACCG ATGGTCTCTGATCGCGGGTCGCCTCCCAGGTCGAACGGATAATGACGTGAAGAACTATTGGAACACCCGTTTGAACAAGGGACGGTCCGGAGGCAAAAGAAAGAGCCCCAGCAGTGATGATAACGCTGGGCACAAGAGACGCCGAGGATTGCCAAATTCTCGGCCCAACTGCGACGGAAGTCCAGAGAAGAGCAGTGAAGGATCTGATGGAAGGAAGCAAGAGGCGTCTCATAATATTCCTGACAATAATCCTAGGATGGAAGATACAAAGAGCTTCAACCATGACATAAAATCTCCATGGCTGCCAATTGTCGAGGACAAAGCATTCTTATTTTATGTTGAACCCTTCATATCTTTCTCAGATGcctttgttttatttgaaacaTTGGGAGAGATAGAATGTTGA